AGGCGTTTTTTCAGCGCCGCCTAAGGCCTGACACGTCTTCCAGAAGGTTTCAACCTGAAACTCTTCCGCTTTCACGAGACAGAACACCTTCACAGGCCGGACGTTTCCGCGGAGCATGCCGTATGCCAGGGCCAAACTCAGGGAAGAGGCTCCTCCCGGCCCATCAATTCCCGGCGTGTGCCGATCGTCCGGCAGTCCTTGAAGCAGGCTGCCGAGCTTTCCCCATGACCACAGGTTCTGCCGGCCGAAAAAGCCTCGGCGAGCCAGAACAGCGTAATAGGCCGGAACGAGCCGGTCATCGGCCATGATCAGCCGATCCCGGTCCAAAGCGCCTAAATGGACTGGATCGACGTTCAGCACTCCCCAGTACAGGGCGACAAAAAGGTCAACCGCCGAAAGGGCTGACGCTATCCGCGCCGGCGGAAGTCCAGCGGTCATTCTCACCACGTCGCCGCGCACATCCGACGCAATTCGCTCCAGCTCAGAGGAAGTCATCGTCCAGCTTCCTTTGTCAGCGCCTCCTGAAGGACCCGTCGCAGCGTCTCCGCCGCGCCGGCCAAAGCAGGCCGATTCTTCCACGGAACGCACTTGGCGGGACCGCCGGACCAGACGGCCCCGCCCCACTGGCGGACAAAGCCGGCGACTTTCGGGTCGTACGAAACGGCCTGATAGTCCCGACCGGTCAGCAGCGCCAGAGCGCCAAAGTGAAGCCTCATGCCGAAGGCCGCCTTCGCGCGGGCGAAAATCCCCGTTGGGTCGTCAACCGACGGCCGAACTACTTCAGCTAATTGGACGTCGGCGACCAGACAGGCCTGCTCCAAGGCCCGCTTGTCTTCAGGCGCCATTGCCACGCCAATTAGGGGAAGTCCCGCTTGCTGAGCTGCCTGACCGGCCGCCGCGGCGGCACTTGCCGCCAGATCGTCGTGGCCGGGACGGACGTTTAAAAGCATCGCGCCGCCGCTGGGTTCGTCCGAGACGAGTCCAGTCAGAGCCAAGGAAAGGTCAGGGACAAGACGGCAGGCCAAGCCGAGCTGGTGACAGACTTCCACTGACTCGCTGTCCCGCACCGTCAGCAGACTGCACCGTTTAAGCGCCCAGCGGGTCAGGGAACGGGCCAGCCCGCCTTCCAGAGGGCCGACCGACTGACCGATCGCCCAAACGCGGCAGCCGGCCAGCCGGGCCAGCGCCACAAGTCCAGCGTAGTAGAAAACCGACCGGAGACTCGTCCGATCCTGAAAAATGCCGCCGCCGGCAAAAACGAGACGCCGCGCTCCGCGCAGGGCCTTGAACAGCGACAGGACCTTCCAGCGATCAACCGTTCGAAGCCCGTACGTTTCCGCCGTTTTCTGAGGGGACGCGGACGCCGCAATCAGCTCGCTTCGACTCACGCCCGCCTGTTCAAACAGGCTGACGGTCCCAAGTAGCAGCAGCTCATCGCCTAAGTTGTCGAAGCCAAAGTACCCCGCCAGCACGGCTTCCGACTTCTTCACGCCCCACGCCCCCGTTCAAGTAGCCGGCGTCCCCATGTCACGCCCCAGAAAGCAGCGGCCAGCAAGACCGCTCCCAACAGGAGCCCAAGCCACCAGCCGTTGAGGTCCCGAAGGACTGTCATGAACAGCGGCGTGTGGAAGTGACAGAAGCTGTTGACCGCCGACGAAAAGGCAAGCGTGACGGCCAGCCGAAGGATCTCCCGATAGTGCCCCCACAGGCCGTTCCGCTTGAGGAAGTACCAGAACACCAGCGCCGGATACCCGACAAGGAGCTCTTTGCTCCGAGGACGGGCCACTAAAACCGACTCAAGCCACTGACGAGCTGTCCGCTCAAAGCCGGGGACGAACGTCGTGTTGTCGCTCCTGACGACGACGACCGCCATGGCGGCCAAGACCACCACGCCCAAAAGGATCTCACCCCACAGCGGCGGACGGTTCAGGACTTCCTGCAGCGACTCGGGGTGCTCTCTGCTCTGCAGGTCAAGCAGGAGAACGAGAGCCAGCGGGAGCAGCAAGGTGAGCTTTACGCCGGAAAACGTCACCAGCCGGGAGGTGTAGGCCGACGTGGAAAAAAAGCTCGCCACAACGAGCCCGCCGACTAGGACCATGGCAAGCGCCACCAGCACGCCCCTCAGGGGAGCGCGCCACAACTCCATCGCCGTCAGGCTCGCCTCGGCGGCTAAAAGTCCTGTGACGAGACCTCCGGCCAGCCGGGCCGTTATCGGGACAAAGTAAAAGACTGCGCCCAAAAGAACCCCGGCCGCAGCCGTTTTGGCTAGGTTCAAAGGGGTTGGAACCCACTGGACGTCCACCCACCGCATGCCGTGACGCAGGACAAGGGCAACCGACAGGAGCCCCAGACCGAGCGCCGACCAGATCATCTTTCCAAAGAGCGGGAACCCCTCAGGCCATCCCCTGCCGATGCCGGCCCTCGTCAGCATCTGTCCAAGGCGCCTGATGTCTGCCGCATAGTCGTCAACTGACTGATTCAGCCCTTTCAGCGGGTCGGGGCGCAGAACCAACAGGCGAACGGACCGCTCGACGGCAGCGCGGACCATGCGTTCGAGCATGGTCTGCCGGTCTATTCCTCTGGTAAGGACCTCTTCGTCGGTGACGCTGTGCAAACTCACCACGTTCGGCCACGCTGAGTTTACCCCAAGGGTCTCGCCTACTTGGGTTGAAAATTCAATTTGGGCGACGAGGATCCCATACTGGCGGACAATCTTTCCCCAGTTTACGCTGGGGTAACCGGCGGCGACGTCGCCGGCTGGGGCGAGAACTCTAATGTTCTTGTATAAGCCTAAGAGAAACGACGTGCTTTCGACGAGCGACGAACTGCTCTCGCCGCCTTGAGCCGGGCGATAGATGACCGGCACGCCTTGATTGTTCAGCCAGTTCAGCATGGATAGGTCAGGAAGCACGCCAAGGGTCTGAACGGCGCTCGGCTGAAACGGCAGGACAAAATAGCTTTCCTGCCCCGCCACGACTCCCAGCCCGGAGGGAAAACGGCGTTTCAGGTAGTTCAGGCTTTCGGTCACGTCGCACGGGGCCTTCAGCCTGATGACCGTTCCGGAGTTGTGCGCCCAAGCGGCCGCGACGGGCTCCGGCGCGGACATCAGCGAAAGCAAAGAAACGCCTTCCACCGCACCCTGAGCCAGCGCCTCCCCTGTGGCCTCTGAGGCCATAATCCCGGAAGCGCCGGCGCTCAGCAGATCGACGACCTTTTGAAACCGATCGGGCGTCCCGGCCAACCCATCCAGATGAGAGCCGTCAACGACAATAGCTGCAGATCTGACGCTTCGCTCCCAAGAGACGCGCCGCCACAGCGACGGAACGGAAAGAATTAAGGCCGCACAACAGATTACGCCGAACCAGCCAAATCTTTTCAACAAATCTTTGACGTTAGTATTCACTCTATACCTCCCACAGCTTGGACAGGCTGCCGCCCTGAAGGACGAAAAAATCAGCCAACAGAGCCATCGGCAGTCCGACAACTGTTGAGTAGTTTCCGTCTATCCTGTCAACCATCAGGGAGCCTCGGCCCTGAATGGCGTACCCGCCCGCTTTGCCTTTCGGCTCGCCGGAAGCCACGTACGCCGCGATGTCAGCCTCGGCCAGCGGCTTGACGTGGACTCTTGTTCGGTCAAGGCCGACCTGCGCCTCTCCGCGTGGGGAGATGAGCGCCAGGCCGGAGCAGACTTCGTGCCACCGGCCGGACAACCGGGAGAGCATCGCAGCGGCCTCGTCGTCGCTGTGGGGCTTTCCAAAAATTTCCCCGTCGCAGACGACTACCGTATCGCTGCCAATAATCCAGCAGCCCGGCCAACAGGGCGCAACGCTTCGCGCCTTAGCCGCCGCCAGTCGCTGAACCAGCTGTTCAGGCGTCTCGCCTGG
This is a stretch of genomic DNA from Jonquetella anthropi DSM 22815. It encodes these proteins:
- a CDS encoding transketolase; translated protein: MTSSELERIASDVRGDVVRMTAGLPPARIASALSAVDLFVALYWGVLNVDPVHLGALDRDRLIMADDRLVPAYYAVLARRGFFGRQNLWSWGKLGSLLQGLPDDRHTPGIDGPGGASSLSLALAYGMLRGNVRPVKVFCLVKAEEFQVETFWKTCQALGGAEKTPKILTVTENSAPRRTADELAQIGWATREIDGHDFEAMGRAFSSSAQSEVLFCRCRSGKGVSFLEQPGRFSEKPMSQLDREQAIGELEKRPSPPEEEISWTF
- a CDS encoding polysaccharide pyruvyl transferase family protein yields the protein MKKSEAVLAGYFGFDNLGDELLLLGTVSLFEQAGVSRSELIAASASPQKTAETYGLRTVDRWKVLSLFKALRGARRLVFAGGGIFQDRTSLRSVFYYAGLVALARLAGCRVWAIGQSVGPLEGGLARSLTRWALKRCSLLTVRDSESVEVCHQLGLACRLVPDLSLALTGLVSDEPSGGAMLLNVRPGHDDLAASAAAAAGQAAQQAGLPLIGVAMAPEDKRALEQACLVADVQLAEVVRPSVDDPTGIFARAKAAFGMRLHFGALALLTGRDYQAVSYDPKVAGFVRQWGGAVWSGGPAKCVPWKNRPALAGAAETLRRVLQEALTKEAGR
- a CDS encoding DUF5693 family protein, with the protein product MNTNVKDLLKRFGWFGVICCAALILSVPSLWRRVSWERSVRSAAIVVDGSHLDGLAGTPDRFQKVVDLLSAGASGIMASEATGEALAQGAVEGVSLLSLMSAPEPVAAAWAHNSGTVIRLKAPCDVTESLNYLKRRFPSGLGVVAGQESYFVLPFQPSAVQTLGVLPDLSMLNWLNNQGVPVIYRPAQGGESSSSLVESTSFLLGLYKNIRVLAPAGDVAAGYPSVNWGKIVRQYGILVAQIEFSTQVGETLGVNSAWPNVVSLHSVTDEEVLTRGIDRQTMLERMVRAAVERSVRLLVLRPDPLKGLNQSVDDYAADIRRLGQMLTRAGIGRGWPEGFPLFGKMIWSALGLGLLSVALVLRHGMRWVDVQWVPTPLNLAKTAAAGVLLGAVFYFVPITARLAGGLVTGLLAAEASLTAMELWRAPLRGVLVALAMVLVGGLVVASFFSTSAYTSRLVTFSGVKLTLLLPLALVLLLDLQSREHPESLQEVLNRPPLWGEILLGVVVLAAMAVVVVRSDNTTFVPGFERTARQWLESVLVARPRSKELLVGYPALVFWYFLKRNGLWGHYREILRLAVTLAFSSAVNSFCHFHTPLFMTVLRDLNGWWLGLLLGAVLLAAAFWGVTWGRRLLERGRGA
- a CDS encoding Maf family protein: MKTPVVLASSSPRRRELLGALGWSFEAVVPSADETRLPGETPEQLVQRLAAAKARSVAPCWPGCWIIGSDTVVVCDGEIFGKPHSDDEAAAMLSRLSGRWHEVCSGLALISPRGEAQVGLDRTRVHVKPLAEADIAAYVASGEPKGKAGGYAIQGRGSLMVDRIDGNYSTVVGLPMALLADFFVLQGGSLSKLWEV